The following DNA comes from Corynebacterium urogenitale.
CGCACTGGCCACCAATCCGAGCCTGCTACTGGCCGATGAGGCCACCTCCGCATTGGACCCCTCCACCACGCACGACGTGCTGGACCTGCTGCGTAAGGTCAACCGCGAGTTTGGCATCACCATCGTGGTCATCACCCACGAAATGGAAGTGGTGCGCAGCATCGCAGACCGCGTGGTCGTAATGCAGGGCGGCGAAGTCGTGGAGCAAGGCTCCGTCTATGAGGTTTTCTCCTCGCCGAAGACAGACGTGGCAGCCAACTTCGTTGCCACCTCTCTGCGCAACACCCCGGACATGGTGGAAGCAGAAGCCCTGCAGACTGAAAACGGCCGCTTGTTCACCGTGACCATGGCCGAAGGCGTGGGCTTTTTCAATGCAGTCTCCAAGGCGACGGCAGCAGGCGTTGGAGTGAACATCGTCCACGGCGGCATCACGACACTCCAAGAGCACAGCTTCGGCCGCCTCACCCTGCGGATGACCGCGCACGATGAGGATGGAGAGAAGGCCATCGAGGAGTTCTACCACACCATGCAGGCCACGACCGAGATTGAGGAGATCCGATGAGCACAAACGATACGATGATCCTCGCTCAAATGGACTGGGACCGCTTGGGAGGATTCTTCCAACAGGCCATCTGGGACACGCTGTACATGGTGTCCGTCACCCTCATCTTCTCCGGCATCCTCGGCCTCATTCTGGGCATGCTGCTGTACACCACGCGCAGTGGTGGCGTGCTGCAAAACAAGCCGGTGTACTGGGTGTTGAACTTCCTCGTGAACTTCTTCCGCCCCATCCCTTTCATCATTTTGCTGACGGCAATCGGCCCGCTCTCCGACATTCTGGTTGGCTCGCGTATTGGCATTGAGGCAGCCATCGTCGGCATGGTTGTTGCCGCCACCTTTGGCGCCGCGCGCATCGTCGAGCAGAACCTCGTATCTATCGACCCGGGCGTGGTCGAGGCAGCGAAGGCCAT
Coding sequences within:
- a CDS encoding methionine ABC transporter ATP-binding protein → MAEQATTATVKNTTDRTGTEVEFRGVTKIFKQGRKEVTALKDVNITIPAGSIVGIIGYSGAGKSTLVRQINGLDRPTSGEILLDGKDIVPLKEAQMRKLRGNIGMIFQQFNLFSSRTVEGNIAYPLKLQGMDKAKRAARVKELLEFVGLADKGKAYPEQLSGGQKQRVGIARALATNPSLLLADEATSALDPSTTHDVLDLLRKVNREFGITIVVITHEMEVVRSIADRVVVMQGGEVVEQGSVYEVFSSPKTDVAANFVATSLRNTPDMVEAEALQTENGRLFTVTMAEGVGFFNAVSKATAAGVGVNIVHGGITTLQEHSFGRLTLRMTAHDEDGEKAIEEFYHTMQATTEIEEIR
- a CDS encoding methionine ABC transporter permease, which gives rise to MSTNDTMILAQMDWDRLGGFFQQAIWDTLYMVSVTLIFSGILGLILGMLLYTTRSGGVLQNKPVYWVLNFLVNFFRPIPFIILLTAIGPLSDILVGSRIGIEAAIVGMVVAATFGAARIVEQNLVSIDPGVVEAAKAMGASPMRIILTVIIPEALGPLILGFTFIFIAIVDMSAMAGYIGAGGLGDFAIVYGYRAFNDEVTWITVLVIIVIVQFAQLLGNWAARKVMRR